The Chaetodon auriga isolate fChaAug3 chromosome 22, fChaAug3.hap1, whole genome shotgun sequence genome contains a region encoding:
- the LOC143315198 gene encoding fibulin-1-like isoform X1 has product MAQWTLLLFFLYGVLQGQEIQPPTVQECCQDGRDRALGGQDCTILPLISSSHICRIAQEQCCAAVIGDQLCDNGIKMAHEQGACERPFFQGDPWETRISKMCCDCCVFGLMTASRGSSCELQGLLLGRQCTHTAKACCGENTTEEMKPSDKEPVTEKPKPSVTAKPPEGSDTCRDSTCSQLCVGNGTCACHDGYQLQMDGVNCEDVNECLTGSHNCITGQVCINTEGSFRCQRETGCGTGYELKDDNTCQDIDECTLGTHNCGPEFVCTNTVGSFRCHPKERCADGFIQDAAGSCIDINECVAQTSPCLPGQTCINTVGSYTCRRNTVTCGRGYHLTEDGTRCEDVDECRVGNVCGGHGCINLVGSYRCECRIGFMFNSITKLCEDINECRHYPGRLCAHKCDNTEGSYQCSCTTGFRLSHDGRNCEDVNECDANPCSQECANVYGSYQCYCRRGYQLSDIDGITCEDIDECALPTGGHVCSYRCSNAPGSFYCTCPPTGYTLASNGRTCQDIDECAAGSHTCSMTESCFNIQGGFRCLSFTCPPNFRQAAQGSRKDASVNARCIKACQPNDIGCTLDPVHLITHTALSLPTFRDFSEAEDIVFLRTVAVAHPAPIPGATDVFFDIVAADDQLSFDVQKRSHQGMIMGVVRQVKPIIGPRDLVLEVAMNYVKSGVISHRNVVIIHVFISEFWF; this is encoded by the exons ATGGCGCAGTGGACgctacttttgttttttttgtacgGAGTTCTGCAGGGACAAG AGATTCAGCCACCCACTGTACAAGAGTGCTGTCAGGATGGGAGGGATCGGGCCCTGGGGGGACAAGACTGTACAATCCTccccctcatctcctcttcccACATCTGCAG GATTGCCCAGGAGCAGTGCTGTGCAGCAGTAATAGGAGACCAACTTTGTGACAATGGCATCAAGATGGCCCACGAACAAGGGGCCTGCGAGAGGCCCTTCTTCCAAGGAGACCCCTGGGAAACCAGAATCTCTAAG ATGTGTtgtgactgctgtgtgttcGGTCTGATGACAGCGAGCCGTGGGTCGAGCTGCGAGCTGCAGGGGCTGTTGCTGGGGAGACAGTGCACGCACACAGCCAAAGCCTGCTGTGGcgaaaacacaacagaagaaatGAAACCAAGTGATAAAG AACCAGTGACAGAGAAGCCCAAGCCCAGCGTTACTGCCAAGCCTCCAGAGGGATCAGACACCTGTAGAG ACTCCACTTGCTCACAGTTGTGTGTAGGTAATGGCACCTGTGCATGCCATGATGGTTATCAACTGCAAATGGATGGAGTGAACTGTGAGG ATGTTAATGAGTGTCTGACTGGCAGTCACAACTGCATCACTGGTCAAGTTTGCATTAACACAGAGGGCTCCTTTCGCTGTCAGAGGGAAACCGGATGTGGCACCGGTTATGAACTCAAAGATGACAACACTTGCCAAG ACATAGATGAGTGTACTCTGGGGACCCATAACTGTGGACCGGAGTTTGTTTGCACCAACACAGTCGGCTCATTCCGCTGCCATCCAAAGGAGAGATGCGCAGACGGTTTCATTCAGGACGCCGCCGGCAGCTGTATCG ATATAAATGAGTGTGTGGCCCAAACCAGTCCATGCCTGCCTGGCCAGACTTGTATCAACACAGTGGGCTCCTACACATGTCGCAGGAACACAGTTACCTGTGGACGAGGCTATCATTTAACTGAGGACGGCACACGATGTGAAG ATGTGGATGAGTGTCGTGTAGGCAATGTGTGTGGCGGCCATGGTTGTATCAACCTGGTGGGCTCGTACCGCTGTGAATGCAGAATTGGCTTCATGTTCAACAGTATCACCAAACTGTGTGAAG ATATCAACGAGTGCAGGCATTATCCTGGACGACTCTGCGCCCACAAGTGTGACAACACAGAGGGGTCCTACCAGTGCAGCTGCACCACTGGCTTCAGACTGTCCCACGATGGCAGAAACTGTGAAG ATGTCAATGAGTGCGACGCCAACCCTTGCAGCCAGGAGTGTGCCAATGTCTATGGATCCTACCAGTGCTACTGTCGCCGTGGATACCAGCTGAGCGACATTGATGGGATAACATGTGAAG ACATTGATGAGTGTGCTCTGCCGACTGGAGGGCATGTGTGCTCCTACCGCTGCTCCAACGCCCCAGGAAGCTTTTACTGCACCTGCCCACCCACAGGCTACACCCTCGCCTCCAATGGACGCACATGCCAAG ACATTGATGAATGTGCTGCGGGGAGCCACACCTGTTCCatgactgaaagctgcttcaacATCCAGGGAGGATTCCGCTGTCTGTCCTTCACATGTCCTCCAAACTTCCGGCAAGCAGCACAGGG ATCCAGAAAAGATGCTTCAGTCAATGCGCGCTGCATCAAGGCCTGCCAACCCAACGACATCGGCTGCACTCTCGACCCTGTCCACCTCATCACCCACACCGCCCTCTCTCTGCCTACCTTCAGAGACTTCAGTGAAGCAGAGG ATATAGTTTTCCTGCGGACAGTTGCGGTGGCTCACCCTGCTCCTATACCCGGAGCCACTGATGTTTTCTTTGACATCGTGGCTGCAGATGACCAGCTCTCTTTTGACGTGCAGAAGCGCTCCCACCAGGGCATGATTATGG GTGTGGTTCGGCAGGTGAAACCTATCATTGGCCCCAGGGACCTTGTGTTGGAGGTGGCTATGAACTATGTCAAGTCAGGGGTCATTTCCCATCGCAACGTCGTCATCATCCACGTCTTCATCTCCGAGTTCTGGTTCTGA
- the LOC143315198 gene encoding fibulin-1-like isoform X2, which translates to MAHEQGACERPFFQGDPWETRISKMCCDCCVFGLMTASRGSSCELQGLLLGRQCTHTAKACCGENTTEEMKPSDKEPVTEKPKPSVTAKPPEGSDTCRDSTCSQLCVGNGTCACHDGYQLQMDGVNCEDVNECLTGSHNCITGQVCINTEGSFRCQRETGCGTGYELKDDNTCQDIDECTLGTHNCGPEFVCTNTVGSFRCHPKERCADGFIQDAAGSCIDINECVAQTSPCLPGQTCINTVGSYTCRRNTVTCGRGYHLTEDGTRCEDVDECRVGNVCGGHGCINLVGSYRCECRIGFMFNSITKLCEDINECRHYPGRLCAHKCDNTEGSYQCSCTTGFRLSHDGRNCEDVNECDANPCSQECANVYGSYQCYCRRGYQLSDIDGITCEDIDECALPTGGHVCSYRCSNAPGSFYCTCPPTGYTLASNGRTCQDIDECAAGSHTCSMTESCFNIQGGFRCLSFTCPPNFRQAAQGSRKDASVNARCIKACQPNDIGCTLDPVHLITHTALSLPTFRDFSEAEDIVFLRTVAVAHPAPIPGATDVFFDIVAADDQLSFDVQKRSHQGMIMGVVRQVKPIIGPRDLVLEVAMNYVKSGVISHRNVVIIHVFISEFWF; encoded by the exons ATGGCCCACGAACAAGGGGCCTGCGAGAGGCCCTTCTTCCAAGGAGACCCCTGGGAAACCAGAATCTCTAAG ATGTGTtgtgactgctgtgtgttcGGTCTGATGACAGCGAGCCGTGGGTCGAGCTGCGAGCTGCAGGGGCTGTTGCTGGGGAGACAGTGCACGCACACAGCCAAAGCCTGCTGTGGcgaaaacacaacagaagaaatGAAACCAAGTGATAAAG AACCAGTGACAGAGAAGCCCAAGCCCAGCGTTACTGCCAAGCCTCCAGAGGGATCAGACACCTGTAGAG ACTCCACTTGCTCACAGTTGTGTGTAGGTAATGGCACCTGTGCATGCCATGATGGTTATCAACTGCAAATGGATGGAGTGAACTGTGAGG ATGTTAATGAGTGTCTGACTGGCAGTCACAACTGCATCACTGGTCAAGTTTGCATTAACACAGAGGGCTCCTTTCGCTGTCAGAGGGAAACCGGATGTGGCACCGGTTATGAACTCAAAGATGACAACACTTGCCAAG ACATAGATGAGTGTACTCTGGGGACCCATAACTGTGGACCGGAGTTTGTTTGCACCAACACAGTCGGCTCATTCCGCTGCCATCCAAAGGAGAGATGCGCAGACGGTTTCATTCAGGACGCCGCCGGCAGCTGTATCG ATATAAATGAGTGTGTGGCCCAAACCAGTCCATGCCTGCCTGGCCAGACTTGTATCAACACAGTGGGCTCCTACACATGTCGCAGGAACACAGTTACCTGTGGACGAGGCTATCATTTAACTGAGGACGGCACACGATGTGAAG ATGTGGATGAGTGTCGTGTAGGCAATGTGTGTGGCGGCCATGGTTGTATCAACCTGGTGGGCTCGTACCGCTGTGAATGCAGAATTGGCTTCATGTTCAACAGTATCACCAAACTGTGTGAAG ATATCAACGAGTGCAGGCATTATCCTGGACGACTCTGCGCCCACAAGTGTGACAACACAGAGGGGTCCTACCAGTGCAGCTGCACCACTGGCTTCAGACTGTCCCACGATGGCAGAAACTGTGAAG ATGTCAATGAGTGCGACGCCAACCCTTGCAGCCAGGAGTGTGCCAATGTCTATGGATCCTACCAGTGCTACTGTCGCCGTGGATACCAGCTGAGCGACATTGATGGGATAACATGTGAAG ACATTGATGAGTGTGCTCTGCCGACTGGAGGGCATGTGTGCTCCTACCGCTGCTCCAACGCCCCAGGAAGCTTTTACTGCACCTGCCCACCCACAGGCTACACCCTCGCCTCCAATGGACGCACATGCCAAG ACATTGATGAATGTGCTGCGGGGAGCCACACCTGTTCCatgactgaaagctgcttcaacATCCAGGGAGGATTCCGCTGTCTGTCCTTCACATGTCCTCCAAACTTCCGGCAAGCAGCACAGGG ATCCAGAAAAGATGCTTCAGTCAATGCGCGCTGCATCAAGGCCTGCCAACCCAACGACATCGGCTGCACTCTCGACCCTGTCCACCTCATCACCCACACCGCCCTCTCTCTGCCTACCTTCAGAGACTTCAGTGAAGCAGAGG ATATAGTTTTCCTGCGGACAGTTGCGGTGGCTCACCCTGCTCCTATACCCGGAGCCACTGATGTTTTCTTTGACATCGTGGCTGCAGATGACCAGCTCTCTTTTGACGTGCAGAAGCGCTCCCACCAGGGCATGATTATGG GTGTGGTTCGGCAGGTGAAACCTATCATTGGCCCCAGGGACCTTGTGTTGGAGGTGGCTATGAACTATGTCAAGTCAGGGGTCATTTCCCATCGCAACGTCGTCATCATCCACGTCTTCATCTCCGAGTTCTGGTTCTGA
- the atxn10 gene encoding ataxin-10 → MAANINSNLDISASFAGILNEKHCPEHLRLLKTFTTTLRDKEYRDAVEAEAFSILLKVFSQLRDELQAVSSEDQDLQSVPLQLQLTAECFRAQRNACVQSTRNQSLLRELGFIEVSLQVLSLLLTVDLESRDDICEPLRCGIQFLGNLAVGNQMCKDDIWQLSFPNLLLDLLSVDDEKALNYGSMVLHTCLDETKVEELSEPQNIHVALRVMELCRTQPDLDWTVLTATQHFLKSSALVESMYSGMSHHERVTLLELLFAQLREEDSEECGVPPSVARFLATSFQKGCGAVLTLTTGSASSDEVLQEALTVISLLDVLCEMTSDHRQFMFLQDHPDLLKTTVELLEQVHAIGKASKNIFSAAQNFSSFSGDGGSSSSSPVISFKAHLIRLIGNLCHSNTNNQNKVRELEGIPLILDNCNIDSNNPFISQWAIFAIRNLLEHNKQNQELVATLERRGTADYSALRELGFLVEERDGSLLLKTVRKDS, encoded by the exons ATGGCAGCTAACATCAACAGCAACTTGGACATCTCAGCATCTTTCGCTGGcattttgaatgaaaaacactgcCCTGAACACTTGCggcttttaaaaacatttacgACTACGTTACGGGACAAGGAATACAG AGATGCTGTGGAGGCGGAGGCATTCTCCATTCTTTTAAAGGTCTTTTCCCAACTGCGTGATGAGCTGCAGGCTGTCAGCAGTGAGGATCAGGACTTGCAGTCTGTCCCCCTGCAGCTGCAGTTGACCGCTGAGTGCTTCAGGGCTCAGAGGAACGCCTGCGTGCAGAGCACTCGCAACCAGAGTCTGCTCAG ggaACTTGGCTTTATTGAGGTATCTCTCCAAGTCCTGAGCCTCCTTCTGACCGTAGACTTGGAGAGCAGAGATGACATATGTGAAC CACTTCGTTGTGGGATCCAGTTCCTTGGTAACTTGGCAGTTGGAAACCAAATGTGTAAAGATGACATTTGGCAACTGAGCTTCCCAAATCTTCTATT GGACCTGCTCAGTGTTGATGATGAGAAGGCGTTAAACTATGGCTCCATGGTACTCCACACATGTCTGGATGAAACCAAGGTGGAAGAACTGTCTGAGCCGCAGAACATCCATGTTGCTCTCAGGGTGATGGAGCTCTGTAGGACTCAACCTGACCTGGACTGGAC GGTTCTTACTGCTACCCAGCATTTCCTCAAGTCCTCAGCTTTGGTGGAGAGTATGTACTCTGGGATGTCTCACCATGAAAG agTTACTCTATTAGAGCTACTCTTCGCCCAGTTAAGAGAGGAGGACTCAGAGGAGTGTGGCGTCCCTCCCAGTGTGGCTCGCTTCCTGGCTACTTCCTTCCAGAAAGGTTGTGGAGCTGTGCTAACACTCACCACTGGCTCTGCTTCCAGTGATGAG GTCCTGCAGGAGGCACTGACAGTGATAAGTCTGCTGGACGTGCTGTGTGAGATGACCTCAGACCACAGGCAGTTCATGTTCTTACAGGACCATCCTGACCTTCTAAAGACCACTGTtg agctcctgGAGCAGGTGCATGCCATAGGGAAGGCCAGTAAGAATATTTTCAGTGCTGCACAAAACTTCTCGTCCTTCAGTGGAGACGGAGGCTCTTCCTCCAGTTCCCCTGTCATCAGCTTCAAGGCCCACCTCATCAGGCTGATAGGAAACCTCTGTCACAGCAACACCAACAACCAGAACAAG GTGAGAGAACTGGAAGGCATCCCCCTCATCTTGGACAACTGCAACATAGACAGCAACAACCCGT TTATCAGCCAGTGGGCCATCTTCGCCATCAGAAACCTCCTAGAACACAACAAGCAGAACCAGGAGCTGGTCGCCACCCTGGAACGCCGTGGCACCGCTGACTACTCTGCGCTCAGGGAGTTGGGTTTCCTGGTGGAGGAGCGAGATGGAAGCCTGCTGCTCAAAACTGTGAGGAAAGACTCTTGA